From a single Drosophila sulfurigaster albostrigata strain 15112-1811.04 chromosome 3, ASM2355843v2, whole genome shotgun sequence genomic region:
- the LOC133843102 gene encoding paired amphipathic helix protein Sin3a isoform X4 yields the protein MMKRTRIDEVQFGTRTGPGPGGGVGVGGVGVGGVGVGVAGSAANSAGGGVVNSAGGVTIGTVVPNAHSATISSINSIHHRILTPQHGGAQTIAYLPSTTPTAATNLKTTSSSSNTANIVDSASTGAQTTAVVPVGVGGVVVSTGSAATQTLQYTTSYSVASIQAGGTLKASPADSNAVQIHVTGGAVAPGGGSQTVSSSCQTAGTIRQRTISGTQTNASSVGGNLTTTAQQTQPPTTQSQQQTPPNGPGVGAVGAGAAAAAGNSTPPQGGGQLAGGSAAAPRLKVEDALSYLDQVKYQYADQPQIYNNFLDIMKEFKSHCIDTPGVIERVSTLFKGHAELIYGFNMFLPPGYKIEMQHDALGFSVPVVSMPSPPGAPSSTGTVHMIAGAGNSPLAAAANVNAHTTTPTSSLKPTALAQTPGPPVGGAAAASVAAVPQIQTAGAVNLMTHGGASLTQTTIHALQPAAGAAQSPGGGHVHVTSSSTTVPPAGVGGVGVSVSAHNIPQNYSRDRGEQRATITPTGPASVPAPGGASIVVGGGPPTPNSLSELSPHAAAAGQHNLHHIQQAHQSILLGETTGQQNQPVEFNHAITYVNKIKHRYQSQPAKYKKFLEILHAYQKEQKVMKESSGGVGGGAMTQDKMLTEQEVYTQVAKLFGQDEDLLREFGQFLPDATNHQSSAAAAAAAQYMSKSALHNDHHKKQQQQQQSVQQQRTTTTATLSGGAHISMSSASPSAVPNSGSPLHLSSGATLSQIDSSSAHAHAAAIGNLSAVNTSVSIKSCGVQQNHIISSSGGSIFEKEYHGLGQQQQQQQQQQLQQQQHRGLPPHLQGGQTAAGLRGTATGGAMLDQRNNHHAQKYVAQHPHQNMSQKKSPSYGGGNMANANMPHHHHLGENSLDRNSPNIASYVTPAQLPPHPHHNAHNSSGGSNRQRQVDELSTAATIGSSASSTGGPPPAKRPKPYCRDVSFSEASRKCTISDAAFFDKVRKALRNPEVYDNFLRCLTLFNQEIVSKTELLVLVSPFLVKFPDLLRWFTDFLGPPMSGQLSGAAGAGGLIDGLPLAATQRQGSNSSSHDRASSHQSTDYVQDVDLSLCKRLGASYCALPQSTVPKKCSGRTALCREVLNDKWVSFPTWASEDSTFVTSRKTQFEETIYRNIHRTEDERFELDLVIEVNSATIRVLENVQKKMSRMSPEELAKYHLDDHLGGTSQTIHQRAIHRIYGDKSGEIIQGMKKNPSVAVPIVLKRLKVKEEEWRDAQKSFNKQWREQNEKYYLKSLDHQAINFKPNDMKALRSKSLFNEIETLYDERHDQEDDAMEAGGPHLVLPYKDKTILDDAANLLIHHVKRQTGIQKQEKQKIKQIIRQFVPDLFFAPRQPLSDDERDDAFQFLVDDTKMDVDSPLSRCAPKGVGTPSSEGASPARSNASSSSSSNNANNATANSAAVAASIKKESEEAKATTGATASSDDATPSTSTAAAAAAATSSSSATAGDAKDNKAESEEGATKSNNNSSLSATGASPRRPEDAAAAASAELSVKQEQVDFANPPLLPAHAQGQRENESYSLFFANNNWYLFMRLHAILCDRLHVMYERARLLAIEEERCRVNRRESTATALRLKPKPDVQVEDYYPTFLDMLKNVLDGNMDSNTFEDTMREMFGIYAYISFTLDKVVSNAVRQLQYCVTERAALDCVELYASEQRRGSTGGFCREAHKSFEREMGYQRKAESILNEENCFKVYIYKIDCRVTIELLDSESEETEKPAVLKAQKFSKYVERLANPALGGGVGGSGGGGGGSGGNNATSGNDNMVESTDIKMEEEEENAEVNSKA from the exons ATGATGAAACGCACGCGCATCGATGAAGTGCAATTTGGCACACGAACTGGCCCCGGACCAGGAGGAGGAGTTGGCGTTggtggagttggagttggaggtgtcggtgtcggtgtcgCTGGATCAGCTGCCAATAGTGCTGGCGGCGGCGTGGTCAACTCGGCTGGTGGCGTTACCATTGGCACAGTGGTGCCAAATGCGCACAGTGCCACAATCAGTAGCATTAACTCGATACATCATCGGATATTGACGCCACAGCATGGCGGTGCCCAGACAATTGCCTATCTGCCGTCCACAACGCCAACGGCGGCTACGAATCTGAAaacaacgagcagcagcagcaacaccgcCAACATTGTCGATAGCGCCAGCACCGGTGCTCAAACAACCGCTGTCGTGCCCGTTGGCGTTGGCGGCGTCGTCGTCTCCACGGGCAGCGCGGCTACACAAACCTTGCAGTATACCACAT CTTACAGCGTCGCCTCCATACAAGCGGGTGGCACTCTAAAAGCCAGTCCAGCGGACAGCAATGCAGTGCAGATTCATGTCACAGGAGGCGCTGTAGCGCCTGGAGGAGGCTCGCAGACAGTCTCAAGCAGCTGCCAGACAGCTGGCACAATAAGACAGCGGACAATTAGCGGCACACAGACAAACGCCAGCAGCGTTGGCGGCAATCTGACCACAACGGCACAGCAAACCCAACCTCCAACCACACAATCGCAGCAACAAACGCCTCCCAATGGACCCGGTGTGGGTGCAGTaggagctggagcagcagcagctgctggcaaTAGCACTCCTCCGCAGGGCGGCGGTCAATTGGCTGGCGGCAGTGCCGCCGCGCCACGCCTCAAGGTCGAGGATGCGCTCAGCTATCTGGATCAGGTGAAATACCAGTATGCAGATCAGCCACAAATCTACAATAATTTCCTCGACATTATGAAAGAATTCAAGTCGCACTGCATCGATACGCCCGGCGTCATTGAGCGCGTCTCGACGCTATTCAAAGGCCATGCCGAACTCATCTATGGCTTCAACATGTTTCTGCCGCCTGGCTACAAGATTGAAATGCAACACGATGCGCTCGGTTTCTCAGTGCCCGTCGTCTCGATGCCATCGCCGCCAGGTGCGCCCAGCAGCACCGGCACCGTGCACATGATTGCCGGTGCCGGCAACAGTCCGTTGGCAGCGGCGGCCAACGTAAATGCGCACACAACGACGCCCACCTCGTCGCTGAAGCCAACAGCGTTGGCACAAACTCCTGGACCACCAGTTGGCGGTGCTGCGGCGGCGTCAGTAGCGGCTGTGCCACAAATACAAACGGCTGGTGCCGTCAATTTGATGACACATGGCGGTGCATCGCTCACCCAGACTACCATACATGCACTGCAACCGGCTGCTGGAGCGGCTCAATCGCCCGGCGGTGGTCATGTGCATGTGACGAGCAGCTCAACAACAGTGCCACCAGCTGGAGTTGGTGGCGTCGGCGTCTCCGTGTCGGcgcataatataccacaaaactATTCGAGGGATCGCGGAGAGCAGCGGGCAACGATCACGCCAACAGGACCGGCTTCAGTGCCGGCGCCTGGCGGTGCCAGCATTGTGGTTGGCGGTGGTCCGCCAACACCCAACTCATTGAGTGAGCTGAGTCCGCATGCGGCGGCAGCGGGTCAGCACAATTTGCATCACATTCAGCAGGCGCATCAATCGATACTGCTGGGCGAAACGACGGGCCAGCAGAATCAGCCTGTGGAGTTTAATCACGCCATCACCTATGTGAATAAAATTAAG CATCGCTACCAAAGCCAGCCGGCCAAGTACAAGAAATTCCTGGAGATACTCCATGCCTACCAAAAGGAGCAGAAGGTGATGAAGGAGAGCAGCGGAGGCGTCGGTGGCGGCGCCATGACTCAAGACAAAATGCTCACCGAACAGGAGGTCTATACCCAGGTGGCCAAACTCTTTGGCCAGGACGAAGATTTGCTGCGTGaatttggccaatttttaccCGATGCAACCAATCATCAGTCgtcggcagcggcagcagcagccgcacaATACATGTCCAAATCGGCGCTGCACAACGATCATCAcaagaaacaacagcagcagcaacaatcggtgcaacagcaacgcacaacaacaacggccaCATTGAGTGGCGGTGCCCACATCAGCATGTCCTCGGCATCGCCATCGGCTGTGCCCAACAGCGGCTCGCCGTTGCATCTCAGCAGCGGGGCGACGCTGTCGCaaatcgacagcagcagcgcacaCGCGCATGCCGCAGCCATTGGCAACTTGTCGGCTGTTAATACGAGCGTCAGCATCAAATCCTGCGGCGTGCAACAGAATCATATTATTAGCAGCAGTGGAGGTAGCATTTTTGAGAAGGAATATCATGGCTTGggtcagcaacaacagcagcagcaacaacagcaactccagcagcagcagcatcgtgGTTTGCCGCCCCATCTGCAGGGCGGCCAGACGGCTGCTGGATTACGTGGCACGGCGACTGGGGGCGCAATGTTGGATCAGCGCAATAACCATCATGCCCAGAAATATGTGGCACAGCATCCGCATCAAAATATGTCGCAGAAAAAGTCGCCGAGCTACGGTGGCGGCAACATGGCTAATGCCAATATgccgcatcatcatcatctgggCGAGAATTCGCTCGATCGCAATTCGCCCAACATTGCCAGCTATGTGACGCCAGCACAATTGCCACCGCATCCGCATCACAATGCGCACAACTCgagcggcggcagcaacaggcAACGGCAAGTGGATGAATTGTCCACAGCGGCAACAATTGGAAGCTCCGCTTCCAGCACAGGAGGACCACCGCCAGCGAAGCGTCCGAAGCCGTATTGTCGCGACGTTAGCTTCTCGGAGGCGTCGCGCAAATGCACCATCTCGGATGCGGCCTTCTTCGATAAGGTGCGCAAAGCATTGCGCAATCCCGAAGTCTATGACAATTTCTTGCGGTGCCTAACACTCTTCAATCAGGAGATTGTCTCCAAGACGGAGCTGCTCGTCTTGGTGTCGCCGTTTCTCGTCAAGTTTCCCGACTTGTTGCGCTGGTTTACGGACTTTTTGGGTCCGCCCATGTCGGGACAACTTAGCGGAGCCGCTGGCGCTGGCGGTTTGATCGATGGCCTACCTTTGGCGGCCACTCAACGGcagggcagcaacagcagctcgcACGATCGTGCAAGCAGTCATCAGAGCACGGATTATGTACAAGATGTGGATCTATCACTCTGCAAGCGTCTCGGTGCCTCCTACTGCGCTCTGCCACAATCCACGGTACCCAAGAAGTGCAGCGGACGCACTGCGCTTTGTCGCGAGGTGCTCAACGACAAGTGGGTCTCGTTTCCGACGTGGGCTAGCGAAGATTCCACGTTTGTGACCTCGAGGAAGACACAGTTTGAGGAGACGATCTACAG GAATATTCACAGAACGGAGGACGAGCGTTTCGAGCTGGATCTGGTGATTGAGGTGAACAGCGCCACAATTCGAGTGCTCGAGAATGTGCAAAAGAAAATGTCCCGGATGTCACCCGAAGAGCTGGCCAAATATCATTTGGACGATCATCTGGGTGGCACCTCGCAAACAATACATCAGCGAGCCATTCATCGCATTTATGGCGACAAATCCGGAGAAATTATTCAGGGCATGAAGAAGAATCCTTCAGTTGCGGTGCCCATTGTACTCAAGCGACTGAAGGTCAAGGAGGAGGAATGGCGGGATGCCCAAAAG AGTTTCAACAAGCAGTGGCGCGAACAGAACGAGAAATACTATCTGAAATCTCTGGATCATCAGGCCATCAATTTCAAGCCCAACGATATGAAGGCGCTGCGTTCCAAGAGTTTGTTCAATGAGATTGAAACGCTGTACGATGAGAGGCATGATCAGGAGGATGATGCCATGGAGGCGGGTGGACCGCATCTAGTCCTGCCATACAAGGATAAGACCATACTCGACGATGCGGCCAATTTGCTTATCCATCATGTGAAACGGCAGACGGGCATCCAGAAGCAGGAGAAGCAGAAAATCAAACAGATTATTCGACAATTTGTGCCTGATTTGTTCTTTGCGCCACGGCAACCGCTCAGCGACGATGAACGCGATGATG CCTTTCAATTTTTGGTAGATGACACTAAAATGGATGTCGATTCGCCGCTGAGTCGCTGCGCCCCCAAAGGCGTTGGCACGCCCAGCAGCGAAGGCGCCTCCCCAGCGCGCAGCAatgcgagcagcagcagcagtagcaacaatgCGAACAATGCCACTGCCAATTCAGCAGCTGTGGCGGCCTCCATCAAGAAGGAGTCGGAGGAGGCGAAGGCAACGACGGGGGCAACCGCGTCTTCAGATGATGCAACGCCGTCGacgtcaacagcagcagcggcggcagcagcaacatcatcatcttcaGCAACTGCCGGCGATGCAAAGGACAACAAGGCCGAGTCAGAGGAGGGAGCAacgaagagcaacaacaatagcagcctATCGGCAACTGGCGCAAGTCCAAGAAGGCCAGaagatgcagcagcagccgctagCGCCGAGTTGAGTGTGAAGCAGGAGCAAGTGGATTTTGCGAATCCCCCGCTACTGCCAGCACACGCGCAGGGACAACGCGAG AACGAATCTTACTCGCTGTTTTTCGCCAACAACAATTGGTACCTGTTCATGCGGCTGCATGCGATTCTCTGCGATCGTCTGCATGTGATGTACGAGCGTGCTCGACTTTTGGCCATCGAGGAGGAGCGTTGTCGTGTCAATCGGCGAGAGAGTACGGCAACGGCGCTGAGACTCAAACCCAAGCCCGATGTGCAGGTCGAGGATTACTATCCCACGTTCCTTGACATGCTCAAGAATGTGCTTGACGGCAACATGGACTCGAATACATTTGAGGATACGATGCGTGAAATGTTTGGCATCTATGCCTACATTTCCTTTACGCTGGACAAG GTGGTCTCGAATGCTGTGCGACAACTTCAGTATTGTGTCACAGAGCGTGCCGCCCTCGACTGTGTGGAGCTCTATGCCAGCGAACAGCGACGCGGCAGCACTGGAGGATTCTGTCGCGAGGCGCACAAGAGCTTCGAGCGCGAGATGGGCTATCAGCGCAAGGCCGAGAGCATTCTCAACGAGGAGAACTGCTTCAAAGTGTATATT TACAAGATTGATTGTCGCGTGACCATCGAACTGCTCGATTCGGAGTCCGAGGAGACGGAGAAACCAGCCGTGTTGAAGGCACAAAAGTTTAGCAAATATGTTGAACGTTTGGCGAATCCAGCATTGGGTGGTGGAGTAGGTGGAAgcggagggggaggaggaggtaGTGGAGGCAACAATGCTACCTCGGGCAATGACAACATGGTGGAATCAACGGACATCAAAatggaagaggaagaggagaaCGCCGAG GTCAATTCCAAGGcttga